In one Oryza glaberrima chromosome 2, OglaRS2, whole genome shotgun sequence genomic region, the following are encoded:
- the LOC127764281 gene encoding probable serine/threonine-protein kinase At1g01540 isoform X1 yields MSDSELSQSTVVFGLRMWVLVGVAVGAAFVLFLVLLSVLCLLASRRRRRRRGPNTSPVQQLPVSAPPKNPQKVKAPKDIQEVPAQATAAAAAKTPLAQVLQMPAPPPPPPMAAAAPPPETVQIATGKEHRITYPEPPHRSGSSSHGSGEAPSVPEVSHLGWGHWYTLKELEAATEMFADENVIGEGGYGIVYHGVLENGTQVAVKNLLNNRGQAEKEFKVEVEAIGRVRHKNLVRLLGYCAEGNQRMLVYEYVDNGNLEQWLHGEVGPVSPLSWDSRVKIILGTAKGLMYLHEGLEPKVVHRDVKSSNILLDKHWNAKLSDFGLAKLLGSERSYVTTRVMGTFGLDSAHYEHTPRIPDECSWLLIFSTLYRYVAPEYAGTGMLNETSDVYSFGILIMEIISGRVPVDYNRPPGEVNLVDWLKTMVSTRNSEGVVDPKMPQKPTSRALKKALLVALRCVDPDARKRPKIGHVIHMLEVDDFPYRDERRGARAPVQARVADKPVAIEAGDRESDSSGNNSARQTEPFRWRNPES; encoded by the exons ATGTCGGACTCGGAACTGTCCCAGAGCACGGTGGTGTTCGGGCTCCGCATGTGGGTGCTCGTCGGCGTGGCCGTCGGCGCGGCGTTCGTGCTGTTCCTCGTGCTCCTCTCCGTGCTATGCCTCctcgcctctcgccgccgccgccggcggcgggggccgaACACCTCCCCGGTGCAGCAGCTCCCCGTCTCCGCCCCACCCAAGAACCCCCAGAAGGTCAAGGCGCCCAAGGACATCCAGGAAGTCCCCGCccaggccaccgccgccgccgcggcgaagaCGCCGCTCGCCCAGGTGCTCCAGatgcccgcgccgccgccgccgccgccgatggcggcggcggcaccgcctcCGGAGACCGTCCAGATCGCCACCGGCAAGGAGCACCGCATTACGTACCCGGAGCCGCCGCACCGCAGCGGCTCGTCGTcgcacggcagcggcgaggcgccgTCGGTGCCGGAGGTGTCCCACCTCGGGTGGGGCCACTGGTACACGCTCAAGGAGCTGGAGGCGGCGACCGAGATGTTCGCCGACGAGAACGTGATCGGCGAGGGCGGGTACGGCATCGTGTACCACGGCGTGCTCGAGAACGGCACCCAGGTCGCCGTCAAGAACTTGCTCAACAACAG GGGGCAAGCAGAGAAGGAATTCAAGGTCGAGGTCGAAGCGATTGGGCGTGTGCGGCACAAGAACTTAGTGCGGCTTCTAGGATACTGCGCAGAGGGCAATCAGAG GATGCTTGTGTATGAGTATGTCGACAACGGGAACCTAGAGCAGTGGCTCCATGGGGAAGTTGGACCTGTAAGCCCTCTTTCGTGGGATTCCAGGGTGAAGATTATACTGGGAACGGCGAAAGG GTTAATGTATTTGCATGAGGGACTTGAGCCGAAGGTGGTTCACCGTGATGTCAAGTCGAGCAACATCCTCCTTGATAAGCACTGGAATGCTAAGCTCTCTGATTTTGGTCTAGCAAAGCTTCTAGGCTCAGAGCGGAGTTATGTCACTACACGAGTTATGGGAACTTTCGGGTTAGATTCGGCACACTATGAACATACCCCTAGAATCCCAGATGAATGTTCATGGTTACTAATTTTTTCCACTCTCTACAGGTATGTTGCTCCAGAGTATGCAGGGACTGGAATGCTAAACGAAACAAGCGATGTATATAGTTTTGGAATTCTTATCATGGAAATAATATCCGGTCGAGTACCGGTGGATTATAATAGGCCACCAGGAGAG GTTAATTTGGTTGATTGGCTGAAGACGATGGTGAGCACCCGGAATTCTGAGGGGGTCGTTGATCCAAAGATGCCTCAGAAGCCTACCTCTAGAGCTCTGAAGAAGGCTTTGCTAGTGGCATTGCGGTGTGTAGACCCAGATGCTCGTAAGAGGCCAAAGATCGGCCATGTCATTCACATGCTTGAAGTTGATGATTTCCCGTATAGAGAT GAACGACGAGGCGCTCGAGCTCCGGTGCAGGCAAGAGTGGCTGACAAACCGGTGGCCATTGAAGCAGGCGACCGTGAATCCGACAGCAGCGGTAACAACAGCGCGCGACAAACCGAACCCTTCAGATGGAGAAACCCAGAGTCCTAG
- the LOC127764281 gene encoding probable serine/threonine-protein kinase At1g01540 isoform X2, with product MSDSELSQSTVVFGLRMWVLVGVAVGAAFVLFLVLLSVLCLLASRRRRRRRGPNTSPVQQLPVSAPPKNPQKVKAPKDIQEVPAQATAAAAAKTPLAQVLQMPAPPPPPPMAAAAPPPETVQIATGKEHRITYPEPPHRSGSSSHGSGEAPSVPEVSHLGWGHWYTLKELEAATEMFADENVIGEGGYGIVYHGVLENGTQVAVKNLLNNRGQAEKEFKVEVEAIGRVRHKNLVRLLGYCAEGNQRMLVYEYVDNGNLEQWLHGEVGPVSPLSWDSRVKIILGTAKGLMYLHEGLEPKVVHRDVKSSNILLDKHWNAKLSDFGLAKLLGSERSYVTTRVMGTFGYVAPEYAGTGMLNETSDVYSFGILIMEIISGRVPVDYNRPPGEVNLVDWLKTMVSTRNSEGVVDPKMPQKPTSRALKKALLVALRCVDPDARKRPKIGHVIHMLEVDDFPYRDERRGARAPVQARVADKPVAIEAGDRESDSSGNNSARQTEPFRWRNPES from the exons ATGTCGGACTCGGAACTGTCCCAGAGCACGGTGGTGTTCGGGCTCCGCATGTGGGTGCTCGTCGGCGTGGCCGTCGGCGCGGCGTTCGTGCTGTTCCTCGTGCTCCTCTCCGTGCTATGCCTCctcgcctctcgccgccgccgccggcggcgggggccgaACACCTCCCCGGTGCAGCAGCTCCCCGTCTCCGCCCCACCCAAGAACCCCCAGAAGGTCAAGGCGCCCAAGGACATCCAGGAAGTCCCCGCccaggccaccgccgccgccgcggcgaagaCGCCGCTCGCCCAGGTGCTCCAGatgcccgcgccgccgccgccgccgccgatggcggcggcggcaccgcctcCGGAGACCGTCCAGATCGCCACCGGCAAGGAGCACCGCATTACGTACCCGGAGCCGCCGCACCGCAGCGGCTCGTCGTcgcacggcagcggcgaggcgccgTCGGTGCCGGAGGTGTCCCACCTCGGGTGGGGCCACTGGTACACGCTCAAGGAGCTGGAGGCGGCGACCGAGATGTTCGCCGACGAGAACGTGATCGGCGAGGGCGGGTACGGCATCGTGTACCACGGCGTGCTCGAGAACGGCACCCAGGTCGCCGTCAAGAACTTGCTCAACAACAG GGGGCAAGCAGAGAAGGAATTCAAGGTCGAGGTCGAAGCGATTGGGCGTGTGCGGCACAAGAACTTAGTGCGGCTTCTAGGATACTGCGCAGAGGGCAATCAGAG GATGCTTGTGTATGAGTATGTCGACAACGGGAACCTAGAGCAGTGGCTCCATGGGGAAGTTGGACCTGTAAGCCCTCTTTCGTGGGATTCCAGGGTGAAGATTATACTGGGAACGGCGAAAGG GTTAATGTATTTGCATGAGGGACTTGAGCCGAAGGTGGTTCACCGTGATGTCAAGTCGAGCAACATCCTCCTTGATAAGCACTGGAATGCTAAGCTCTCTGATTTTGGTCTAGCAAAGCTTCTAGGCTCAGAGCGGAGTTATGTCACTACACGAGTTATGGGAACTTTCGG GTATGTTGCTCCAGAGTATGCAGGGACTGGAATGCTAAACGAAACAAGCGATGTATATAGTTTTGGAATTCTTATCATGGAAATAATATCCGGTCGAGTACCGGTGGATTATAATAGGCCACCAGGAGAG GTTAATTTGGTTGATTGGCTGAAGACGATGGTGAGCACCCGGAATTCTGAGGGGGTCGTTGATCCAAAGATGCCTCAGAAGCCTACCTCTAGAGCTCTGAAGAAGGCTTTGCTAGTGGCATTGCGGTGTGTAGACCCAGATGCTCGTAAGAGGCCAAAGATCGGCCATGTCATTCACATGCTTGAAGTTGATGATTTCCCGTATAGAGAT GAACGACGAGGCGCTCGAGCTCCGGTGCAGGCAAGAGTGGCTGACAAACCGGTGGCCATTGAAGCAGGCGACCGTGAATCCGACAGCAGCGGTAACAACAGCGCGCGACAAACCGAACCCTTCAGATGGAGAAACCCAGAGTCCTAG